A single region of the Chroococcidiopsis thermalis PCC 7203 genome encodes:
- a CDS encoding IS4 family transposase produces the protein MMRLFYQTLLEKYLTPAQLITLKMLVWLLQTQKQVRLERLAATLPLPIQQNSRRRHLQRFLNLDALSVVLLWFPVIEEMLKRHLQLGTQLIIALDRTQWKENNVLMVSAIYQKRALPIFWVLLEKDGSSNLAEQQKVLRPVLRLLRKYKLVVLGDREFHSVELADWLQEQKVNFVLRQKRDTTFRQQKQKFQPLSSISIHPGSRQFYTNINLTQKAGKSRFNLAVYWKRKYRDRQEDEIWYLLTNLPERDLAIKTYRQRFGIEAMFRDCKSGGYNLEGSKANPDRLVRLILLIALSMTTAWLQGQRTQFQRQQSYVCRSQEQGRTRKRHSNFWIGLYGQNWVQAFHECQAWVEELITSIRNKQSFYRRGFRAMTLIQQAI, from the coding sequence ATGATGCGATTATTCTATCAAACCTTGCTCGAAAAGTACTTGACCCCAGCCCAATTAATTACTTTAAAAATGTTGGTCTGGCTGCTTCAAACTCAAAAACAAGTGAGATTAGAAAGACTAGCAGCTACCCTGCCTTTACCCATCCAACAGAACAGCCGACGGCGACATTTGCAGAGATTTTTGAATCTAGATGCTTTGAGCGTAGTGTTGCTGTGGTTTCCCGTGATTGAAGAGATGCTAAAAAGACATCTTCAACTAGGGACACAGTTGATTATTGCGCTGGATAGAACGCAGTGGAAAGAAAACAATGTGTTGATGGTGAGTGCAATTTATCAAAAAAGGGCGTTGCCCATATTTTGGGTGTTGCTGGAAAAAGATGGCAGCAGCAACTTAGCAGAGCAACAAAAAGTGTTACGTCCAGTTCTGCGGTTATTAAGAAAGTATAAATTAGTTGTGCTAGGGGATAGAGAATTTCATAGCGTAGAACTAGCAGATTGGCTACAGGAGCAGAAAGTCAACTTTGTGTTACGTCAAAAACGGGACACTACATTTCGCCAACAAAAACAAAAGTTTCAACCATTAAGCAGTATTTCTATCCATCCAGGCAGCCGACAATTCTATACAAATATCAATCTTACCCAAAAAGCCGGAAAGAGTCGCTTCAATTTAGCTGTGTATTGGAAAAGAAAGTATCGAGATCGGCAAGAAGATGAAATCTGGTATCTATTAACTAATCTTCCAGAGCGGGATTTAGCTATCAAAACTTATCGTCAACGGTTTGGAATTGAAGCTATGTTTCGTGATTGTAAAAGTGGTGGTTACAACCTAGAAGGCTCTAAAGCAAATCCTGACAGACTTGTGCGGTTAATTTTATTAATTGCCTTGTCTATGACAACAGCTTGGTTGCAAGGACAAAGAACTCAGTTTCAAAGACAACAATCATATGTCTGTCGCTCCCAAGAACAAGGTAGAACCAGAAAACGACACAGTAATTTTTGGATTGGCTTATATGGACAAAACTGGGTACAAGCTTTTCATGAATGCCAGGCATGGGTTGAAGAACTCATCACCTCCATTCGCAATAAGCAGAGCTTTTATCGCAGGGGTTTTAGGGCTATGACGCTTATACAGCAAGCGATCTAG
- a CDS encoding Uma2 family endonuclease codes for MLNRVSIEQTDPPRSPKETLPTMYDLPSEDPQEPGLPDEFHDFQPQLLRETFSPPDYSPEQVFVASDLNLYYDVRHPLWYKRPDWFAVLGVERLYEGRDLRMSYVMWQEGVAPAVVVELLSPGTEREDLGRTQRETNQPPTKWEVYEQILRVPYYAVFDRYSDRLRAFTLTAGQYQEEILERSRFFLPGLNLGLGLWQGTYQGIERQWLRWYDAQGNWIPTATEQAQARAERLAERLRAMGVDPDAPDSE; via the coding sequence ATGTTGAATCGTGTTTCAATCGAGCAGACCGATCCGCCCCGTTCTCCTAAAGAGACGCTGCCGACGATGTACGATTTACCCAGCGAAGATCCCCAGGAGCCAGGTTTGCCCGACGAATTTCACGATTTTCAACCCCAACTGCTGCGCGAAACATTCTCTCCTCCCGACTATTCGCCAGAGCAGGTCTTTGTCGCCAGCGACCTAAATCTTTACTACGACGTGCGCCATCCCCTCTGGTACAAGCGGCCCGACTGGTTTGCCGTCCTGGGGGTGGAGCGGTTGTACGAGGGGAGGGATTTACGCATGAGCTATGTCATGTGGCAAGAAGGCGTAGCTCCTGCTGTTGTCGTCGAACTCTTATCCCCAGGCACGGAAAGAGAAGATTTAGGACGCACGCAAAGGGAAACCAATCAGCCACCGACGAAGTGGGAAGTCTACGAGCAGATTTTGCGCGTTCCCTACTATGCCGTATTCGACCGTTATAGCGATCGCCTGCGAGCTTTTACTTTAACAGCCGGACAATACCAGGAAGAAATACTCGAACGATCGCGCTTCTTTTTACCTGGCTTGAATTTAGGTCTGGGACTTTGGCAGGGAACTTATCAAGGGATCGAGCGACAATGGTTGCGGTGGTACGATGCCCAAGGCAACTGGATTCCTACTGCAACAGAACAAGCACAAGCAAGAGCTGAACGGTTAGCCGAGCGCTTGCGGGCAATGGGAGTTGACCCAGACGCGCCCGATAGTGAATAA
- a CDS encoding tyrosine-type recombinase/integrase: MKIAGIRASMPRRPIPEPVIIPSSTQIARAASPTPTVIPSQPPTDLRQSRVDEFLMARSLSDNSKKAYQQDLQRFMDWTQTAWGAVTPRQVALFKDDLLEEKFLAPATVNRVLTTLKNFYGWMVDSEYVAKNPTKTIDLLELESPEAQDLSEAELASVYQVAAGSNYRERNTALVAILLHGLRAAEVSALNLEDYDGTRLHIRKAKSDSKGCVPLKERARIDLDAYLEWRSQQGEELQPTSPLFISRSRRSFGKRLTYWGIRDVVDAIQQVTGIDLHAHRFRHTFATDLVLRGMDTYHVMTLTRHKSMQSFKRYTKRADQIAAEKAFYQTLGESQPDEKA, translated from the coding sequence ATGAAAATTGCTGGAATACGTGCTTCTATGCCTCGCCGCCCTATCCCAGAACCTGTTATTATCCCGTCTTCGACTCAAATTGCCCGTGCTGCCAGTCCAACACCAACTGTAATCCCATCTCAACCACCTACAGATCTGCGGCAGTCGCGGGTGGACGAGTTTTTGATGGCGCGATCGCTCTCGGACAACAGCAAGAAGGCATATCAGCAGGACTTACAGCGGTTTATGGATTGGACGCAAACGGCTTGGGGTGCAGTGACTCCCAGGCAGGTGGCGCTGTTTAAAGATGACTTGCTAGAAGAAAAATTCCTCGCTCCGGCGACAGTCAATCGAGTGCTGACAACCCTGAAAAACTTTTACGGATGGATGGTCGATTCGGAGTACGTTGCCAAAAACCCTACCAAAACAATCGACTTACTGGAGCTGGAATCGCCTGAAGCCCAAGATTTGAGCGAGGCAGAGCTAGCAAGTGTTTATCAAGTAGCAGCAGGGAGTAATTACCGCGAACGCAATACTGCCTTGGTTGCGATTTTGCTGCATGGGTTGCGGGCAGCAGAAGTATCGGCACTAAATTTAGAAGACTACGACGGCACGAGGTTGCACATTCGTAAAGCCAAAAGTGACAGCAAGGGTTGCGTGCCGCTCAAAGAAAGAGCCAGAATAGATTTGGATGCCTACCTAGAATGGCGATCGCAGCAAGGGGAAGAACTTCAACCAACCAGTCCTTTATTTATCTCGCGATCGCGCCGCAGTTTTGGCAAACGCCTCACCTATTGGGGGATTCGAGATGTTGTCGATGCGATTCAGCAGGTGACGGGGATCGATCTTCACGCTCATCGGTTCCGGCACACGTTTGCTACCGATTTGGTACTTAGGGGCATGGATACTTATCACGTAATGACACTGACTCGGCATAAGTCAATGCAAAGTTTCAAAAGGTATACCAAACGAGCCGACCAAATCGCCGCCGAAAAAGCTTTTTATCAAACTCTTGGTGAAAGCCAGCCTGATGAAAAGGCTTGA